From the Maioricimonas rarisocia genome, one window contains:
- the ilvB gene encoding biosynthetic-type acetolactate synthase large subunit yields the protein MATASEPQSQTTVLNGADILVESLARQGVSHVFAYPGGASMPLHQALRRSREKIRTILPRHEQGGGFAAQGVSRTSDEVGVCTATSGPGATNLVTAIADAKLDSIPMVAITGQVPQQVIGSDAFQETPIVSVCQQITKHHYLITAEDPNSHESIQETLRSIPRIVKEAFFVAKTGRPGPVLIDFPKNIQLSTLEGEIDYDPPMHLPGYHPELRVVAPEQISQVIAAIRRSKRPILYVGGGVVNSDASEELIKFARASNIPVTTTVMGLGAFPGDDPQSLHMLGMHGTVYANYAINEADLLLALGVRFDDRVTGKLEEFARHGKIVHVDIDPSELHKNKEAHIPIVADVKVFLDQLNSQFTEDDAPEISEWWDQVNEWRERYPLKYGDAGDAILPQYAIEELWRQTKERDPYVAVGVGQHQMFAAQWFKFSKPRRWLSSSGLGTMGFGLPAAMGVQAIHKDSLVIDIDGDGSILMNIQELATLHCEKLPVKILLLNNQHLGMVVQWEDRFMEGKRAHTYLGPVDHPEWLGEGDGEIYEETYPDFVKIAQGFGIKARHVRRKSDYIDAINEMIEHDGPYLLDVICPYQEHVLPMIPGGATVRDIIIE from the coding sequence GTGGCGACCGCAAGTGAACCGCAGAGTCAAACGACCGTCCTGAATGGTGCCGACATCCTTGTCGAATCGCTCGCGCGTCAGGGGGTCAGCCACGTATTCGCCTACCCGGGCGGAGCCAGCATGCCTCTTCACCAGGCACTGCGCCGCTCGCGGGAGAAGATTCGCACGATTCTTCCCCGTCACGAGCAGGGAGGCGGATTCGCCGCCCAGGGGGTCTCCCGCACCTCCGACGAGGTCGGCGTCTGCACCGCCACCAGCGGTCCCGGTGCGACGAACCTGGTGACGGCGATCGCCGACGCCAAGCTCGACAGCATCCCGATGGTCGCGATCACCGGCCAGGTGCCGCAGCAGGTGATCGGCTCCGACGCGTTCCAGGAAACGCCGATCGTGTCGGTCTGCCAGCAGATCACCAAGCACCATTACCTGATCACCGCCGAAGACCCGAACAGCCACGAGTCGATCCAGGAGACGCTTCGCAGCATCCCGCGGATCGTCAAGGAAGCGTTCTTCGTGGCAAAAACCGGCCGGCCCGGCCCGGTGCTCATCGACTTCCCGAAGAACATCCAGCTCTCCACGCTGGAAGGGGAGATCGACTACGACCCGCCGATGCATCTGCCCGGCTACCACCCCGAGCTGCGTGTGGTCGCTCCCGAGCAGATCTCGCAGGTCATCGCCGCGATCCGTCGCTCGAAGCGGCCGATCCTGTACGTCGGTGGCGGCGTGGTCAACTCGGATGCCTCCGAAGAACTCATCAAGTTCGCCCGCGCGTCGAACATCCCGGTCACCACGACCGTGATGGGTCTGGGAGCCTTCCCCGGCGACGATCCGCAGTCGCTGCACATGCTGGGGATGCACGGGACGGTCTACGCGAACTACGCGATCAACGAGGCCGACCTGCTGCTCGCCCTCGGCGTGCGGTTTGACGATCGCGTGACCGGCAAGCTCGAAGAGTTCGCCCGGCACGGCAAGATCGTGCACGTCGACATCGATCCCTCCGAGCTGCACAAGAACAAGGAAGCCCACATCCCGATCGTCGCCGACGTGAAGGTCTTCCTCGACCAGCTCAATTCCCAGTTCACCGAAGACGACGCTCCCGAGATCTCGGAGTGGTGGGATCAGGTCAACGAGTGGCGCGAGCGGTACCCGCTCAAGTACGGTGATGCCGGCGATGCCATCCTGCCCCAGTACGCCATCGAAGAACTCTGGCGGCAGACGAAGGAACGGGATCCTTACGTTGCCGTGGGCGTCGGTCAGCACCAGATGTTCGCCGCCCAGTGGTTCAAGTTCTCCAAGCCCCGCCGCTGGCTCAGCAGCTCCGGCCTGGGAACGATGGGCTTCGGCCTTCCTGCCGCGATGGGCGTGCAGGCGATCCACAAGGATTCGCTGGTCATCGACATCGATGGTGACGGCTCGATCCTGATGAACATCCAGGAACTGGCAACCCTGCACTGCGAGAAGCTGCCGGTCAAGATCCTGCTGCTCAACAACCAGCACCTGGGTATGGTTGTGCAGTGGGAAGACCGCTTCATGGAAGGCAAACGGGCCCACACTTATCTCGGCCCGGTCGACCATCCGGAGTGGCTTGGCGAAGGGGACGGCGAGATCTACGAAGAAACTTACCCCGACTTCGTGAAGATCGCCCAGGGCTTCGGCATCAAGGCCCGCCACGTCCGCCGCAAGTCGGACTACATCGACGCGATCAACGAGATGATCGAACACGATGGACCGTACCTGCTCGACGTGATCTGCCCTTACCAGGAGCACGTGCTGCCGATGATCCCCGGCGGCGCGACCGTCCGCGACATTATCATCGAGTAG